Proteins encoded by one window of Archaeoglobus veneficus SNP6:
- the psmB gene encoding archaeal proteasome endopeptidase complex subunit beta, producing the protein MQDMQDMVFKGTTTVGLICKDGIVLATEKRATIGNYIASRRAKKIYQVADRVAMTTAGSVGDAQFLARLVKVEASLYETRKEEKPTVKAIATMLSNLLNSSRYFPYFVQLLIGGVDKRGPSMFSIDPIGGAIEETDIVATGSGSPTAYGVLEDRYYPEITTQEGVELAIRAITSAMKRDSASGDGIDVVKITKDEYVQLTPEEVDEILKSFSKK; encoded by the coding sequence ATGCAGGATATGCAGGATATGGTGTTTAAGGGAACGACGACAGTCGGCCTGATATGCAAGGACGGAATAGTACTTGCTACGGAAAAGAGAGCGACGATTGGCAACTACATAGCCAGCAGGAGAGCCAAGAAGATCTACCAGGTTGCAGATAGAGTAGCTATGACTACTGCTGGAAGTGTTGGTGACGCACAGTTTCTCGCAAGGCTCGTAAAGGTTGAAGCGAGTCTCTACGAGACCAGGAAGGAGGAAAAGCCCACAGTTAAGGCGATAGCTACGATGCTGTCGAACCTCCTGAATTCCTCACGATACTTCCCGTACTTCGTTCAGCTTCTCATAGGCGGAGTTGACAAGCGTGGGCCGAGCATGTTCTCCATCGATCCCATCGGCGGTGCGATAGAGGAAACTGACATCGTTGCAACGGGCTCCGGCAGCCCAACGGCGTACGGTGTTCTGGAGGACAGATATTACCCGGAGATCACCACTCAGGAAGGAGTGGAGCTGGCAATAAGAGCTATAACCTCGGCTATGAAAAGAGACTCTGCGTCGGGCGATGGAATTGACGTGGTGAAGATCACGAAAGATGAGTACGTTCAGCTCACGCCGGAAGAAGTTGATGAAATCCTGAAGAGTTTTTCCAAAAAATAG
- a CDS encoding winged helix-turn-helix domain-containing protein, whose translation MRRTRLDIIMDILSLTLNGGANKTKIVYGANLNFKIAGQYLEFMVDAGLIVERIDNGKILYVATEKGVNTLAKFRELISEASI comes from the coding sequence ATGAGGCGAACAAGACTGGACATAATCATGGACATACTCTCACTAACTCTTAATGGAGGAGCAAATAAAACAAAAATTGTCTATGGAGCTAACCTGAACTTCAAAATTGCTGGCCAGTACTTGGAGTTTATGGTGGACGCAGGACTTATTGTGGAGAGAATAGATAATGGAAAGATTCTATATGTGGCTACAGAGAAGGGTGTTAACACACTGGCAAAGTTCAGGGAGCTCATAAGTGAGGCTAGTATATAG
- a CDS encoding 2-amino-3,7-dideoxy-D-threo-hept-6-ulosonate synthase encodes MSEIGKRVRIERILDRNSGNTVIVPMDHGLSMGPIDGIVDMPKTINAVAEGGANAVVIHKGIVPFGHRGYGRDVGLIVHMSGSTSLSPDPNEKVLVCTVEEAIKLGADAVSVHINIGSKTEAEQLAKLGEVSRACKEWGMPLLAMMYPRGDGINQFDEKAVALAARAGAELGADIVKTNFTGSVESFKRVTAGCPVPVVVAGGPKMKSEEDILKMVEMAMEGGARGVAIGRNIFQAEDPTKMTKAIAMIVHENASAKDALEFLRSE; translated from the coding sequence GTGAGTGAGATCGGCAAGAGAGTGAGGATAGAGAGGATACTCGACAGAAACAGCGGAAACACGGTAATCGTACCCATGGATCACGGCCTCTCCATGGGGCCAATAGACGGCATCGTTGACATGCCAAAGACGATCAACGCGGTTGCTGAGGGTGGAGCGAACGCTGTGGTTATACATAAGGGAATCGTACCGTTTGGCCACAGAGGTTATGGTAGAGATGTGGGGCTGATCGTGCACATGAGCGGTTCGACGTCGCTGAGTCCTGATCCCAACGAGAAGGTCCTTGTCTGCACAGTGGAGGAGGCGATAAAGCTTGGAGCAGACGCGGTGAGCGTCCACATAAACATCGGGAGCAAGACTGAGGCGGAACAGCTCGCGAAGCTTGGGGAAGTTAGCAGAGCCTGCAAGGAATGGGGAATGCCCCTGCTTGCGATGATGTACCCGAGAGGTGATGGCATAAACCAGTTCGACGAGAAAGCTGTTGCTCTCGCTGCGAGAGCTGGAGCAGAGCTGGGAGCAGACATTGTAAAAACGAACTTCACCGGCAGCGTTGAGTCTTTCAAGCGCGTCACTGCTGGCTGCCCAGTGCCTGTCGTTGTTGCTGGCGGGCCAAAGATGAAGAGCGAAGAGGACATACTGAAGATGGTAGAGATGGCAATGGAGGGCGGAGCGAGAGGAGTGGCGATAGGAAGAAACATCTTTCAGGCTGAAGACCCTACTAAGATGACGAAGGCAATTGCGATGATAGTGCACGAGAATGCGAGTGCCAAGGATGCGCTTGAGTTTTTGAGGAGTGAGTAG
- a CDS encoding NAD(P)-dependent malic enzyme: protein MDKRTDTPIEKAKLPEKVASEWHRFYGGKIEVLPKCVIRNLDDFSVWYTPGVAKPCEEIVEDPDKAYDYTNKWNTVAVVSDGTRVLGLGDIGPLAALPVMEGKALLFKYLGGVDAFPVVLNEKDPDKFIEIVKAISPSFGGINLEDISNPKCFYILDRLREELDIPVWHDDQQGTATATLAALLGALKVVGKKIEDVHIAIIGVGAANIATIRLLTAAGADPKKMYVVDSKGILHPGRKDIEEKKDKNPYKWKYCLETNGEGRTGGMAEAIKGCDVLIAASKPGPGVIKKEWIATMNDDAIVFLEANPIPEMWPWEAKEAGARIVGTGRSDFPNQVNNSLVFPAVFRGVLDVRVRTITDEMAIAAAKALVKCAERKGLSEDYVIPHMTDEGVFPEVATATALKAIEQGVARLKLSREEIYGRAESIINSTQKKIRMLMELGFIQPPP from the coding sequence GTGGACAAGAGGACGGACACTCCCATTGAAAAAGCAAAACTTCCAGAAAAGGTTGCTTCAGAGTGGCATCGATTTTACGGTGGTAAAATAGAGGTTCTTCCGAAGTGTGTTATAAGGAATCTCGATGATTTCAGTGTCTGGTACACACCAGGTGTTGCAAAGCCATGCGAGGAAATCGTAGAGGATCCAGACAAGGCCTACGACTATACAAACAAGTGGAATACCGTGGCTGTTGTAAGCGACGGTACGAGAGTTTTAGGATTGGGAGACATCGGACCACTTGCGGCACTGCCGGTTATGGAAGGTAAGGCTCTGCTTTTCAAGTATCTTGGAGGGGTTGATGCTTTTCCTGTTGTCCTCAATGAAAAAGATCCTGACAAGTTTATAGAGATCGTGAAGGCCATTTCACCATCATTTGGTGGAATCAACCTTGAAGACATTTCAAATCCCAAATGTTTCTACATCCTTGACAGGCTGAGGGAAGAGCTGGATATTCCCGTATGGCATGACGACCAGCAGGGGACCGCAACAGCCACACTAGCAGCATTGCTTGGAGCGCTGAAGGTTGTTGGAAAGAAGATTGAAGACGTACACATTGCCATCATTGGGGTTGGTGCGGCGAACATAGCCACCATTAGACTGCTCACAGCGGCTGGAGCGGATCCAAAGAAGATGTACGTGGTTGACAGCAAAGGCATTCTGCATCCGGGAAGGAAGGACATCGAAGAAAAGAAGGACAAGAACCCGTACAAGTGGAAGTACTGCCTCGAAACGAACGGAGAGGGCAGGACAGGTGGAATGGCTGAGGCGATAAAGGGATGTGACGTGCTCATAGCTGCAAGCAAGCCGGGGCCAGGGGTTATAAAGAAGGAGTGGATAGCAACAATGAACGACGATGCGATTGTCTTTCTGGAAGCAAACCCCATCCCGGAGATGTGGCCATGGGAAGCCAAAGAGGCAGGAGCAAGAATTGTTGGAACAGGAAGGTCAGACTTCCCCAATCAGGTCAACAACTCTCTTGTATTCCCCGCTGTGTTCAGAGGGGTGCTTGATGTGAGGGTCAGAACGATAACCGACGAAATGGCCATCGCTGCAGCAAAGGCTCTCGTAAAGTGTGCTGAGAGAAAGGGGTTGAGCGAAGATTACGTTATACCACATATGACTGACGAAGGAGTCTTTCCAGAAGTGGCAACTGCAACTGCACTGAAGGCAATTGAGCAGGGTGTAGCGAGGCTCAAGCTGTCGAGAGAGGAAATCTACGGGAGGGCAGAGTCCATTATAAACTCAACACAGAAGAAAATCAGGATGTTGATGGAGCTTGGATTTATACAGCCTCCACCATAA
- a CDS encoding IS6 family transposase, translating into MQPALSQLVDYVKSTKVFRRNRKDVELKILAALLYFFGLSLRKTSDFLSLFEEISHESVRIYYHRLKTVLKQPEKKKRRLVAIDETKIKLEKKQIFVWAAIDVDTMECLAIWASGGRGSFEAYVFLREVLKHCENKPEIVVDRGFWYLWALKRLGLRYRHETFGRRNAVEGFFSRFKERTKRFWNRFPFRSSFVSVQSWLESFMAFYNYWRC; encoded by the coding sequence ATGCAGCCTGCGCTAAGCCAGTTGGTAGATTACGTCAAGTCTACAAAAGTCTTTCGAAGGAACAGGAAAGATGTGGAACTTAAAATACTTGCAGCATTATTATACTTCTTTGGCCTTTCTTTGAGAAAAACAAGTGATTTTCTATCTTTATTCGAAGAAATAAGTCACGAATCTGTTAGGATTTACTACCATAGACTCAAAACAGTCTTAAAACAACCAGAAAAGAAGAAAAGAAGACTTGTTGCGATAGATGAAACAAAAATAAAACTGGAAAAGAAACAAATCTTTGTTTGGGCTGCTATAGACGTTGATACCATGGAATGCCTAGCTATATGGGCTTCTGGAGGAAGAGGAAGCTTTGAAGCTTACGTTTTCCTTAGAGAAGTTCTCAAGCATTGCGAAAACAAGCCAGAGATCGTTGTTGATAGAGGTTTCTGGTATCTGTGGGCTTTGAAAAGGTTAGGGCTGAGATACAGGCATGAAACGTTTGGTAGAAGAAATGCTGTAGAAGGATTCTTTTCGAGGTTTAAAGAGAGAACGAAGAGGTTCTGGAACAGATTTCCATTCAGGAGTTCTTTTGTCTCTGTACAGAGCTGGTTGGAGAGCTTTATGGCCTTCTACAACTACTGGAGGTGTTAA
- the purS gene encoding phosphoribosylformylglycinamidine synthase subunit PurS yields MIADVYIELKEGVTDPEGEATKKALRLLGFKKVKSVSSRKVFRIEIDARSKEEAEREIKLMCEKLLVNPVIQNYYIRWVE; encoded by the coding sequence ATGATAGCCGACGTTTACATAGAACTCAAAGAGGGCGTAACAGACCCTGAAGGTGAAGCTACGAAAAAGGCGTTACGTTTGCTCGGTTTTAAGAAAGTAAAATCGGTCTCGTCGAGAAAGGTTTTCAGAATAGAGATTGATGCGAGGAGCAAAGAGGAGGCTGAGAGGGAAATTAAGCTCATGTGTGAGAAGCTCCTCGTGAACCCCGTTATACAGAACTACTACATCAGGTGGGTGGAGTAA
- the purL gene encoding phosphoribosylformylglycinamidine synthase subunit PurL: MLYRRVDVPFELYEINILDASDEELVKISEELGLALNLEEMKKIKEYFAKKGRNPYDIEIQSIAQAWSEHCCYKSSKCYLKQFLFDVDAEYVISAIKEDAGVVEFDEEHAYVVALESHNHPSAIEPYGGAATGIGGILRDVLCMGAQPVALVDPLFFGRPDTPDEVIPRGTKHPLYLLSGVVAGIRDYGNRVGIPTVGGMVFFDDAYLTNCLVNVGCIGIARKDRVIPSKAGGAGDLFVLAGGLTGRDGIHGVTFASAELDEKSEEEARGAVQLGNPIIKEPLIHACLEIVEKGLLTGMKDLGGGGLSCVVGEMSLAAGCGAEVWLEKVPLKEKGMAPWEIWISESQERMMLTVKPQHVDEVLYIFQKWDVPAVVVGRVTDDKILRIYYHGHKIYEMDIEFVVSAVEYCRPYTSKKVEAVDEVREADCEKTLLEMLSHYNVASREWIIRQYDHEVRASTVVKPLQGRPNMEGHGDAAVIRPTESWKGLALTADVNPWMTKIDPYWGTASAFDEMIRNLVAVNATPHSFADCLNFGNPEKPERMGEFVESVKALGWMARNFGLPCVSGNVSFYNETPHASVPPTPTLMGVGVVEDVRKAITVDFKRKGSGIVLVGETAREFGGSLYCAVTGMKSTVVPRTSPERLRKYCDAMLEAFDKFKVLSCHDVAEGGIAVAIAEMCIASGIGCSVSVDTVGVEPYVALFAESNTRWVVEVENPEEFVEFFRENGLKAYHLGYTGGDAFEVEGQFSIAVGELDRAWRNGLTKYTGW, translated from the coding sequence ATGCTCTACCGCAGAGTGGATGTGCCGTTCGAGCTTTACGAAATCAACATTCTGGATGCGAGCGATGAAGAACTCGTTAAAATAAGCGAAGAACTTGGCTTGGCTTTAAACCTCGAAGAGATGAAGAAAATAAAAGAGTACTTCGCAAAAAAAGGCAGAAATCCATACGACATAGAAATACAGTCCATTGCCCAGGCCTGGAGCGAGCACTGCTGCTACAAGAGCTCGAAGTGTTATCTGAAACAGTTCCTCTTCGATGTGGATGCCGAGTACGTAATCTCGGCAATAAAAGAAGATGCGGGAGTTGTAGAATTCGACGAAGAACACGCTTACGTTGTAGCTCTCGAATCTCACAATCATCCTTCAGCCATAGAACCCTACGGCGGGGCAGCTACCGGCATAGGTGGAATCCTTCGCGACGTACTGTGCATGGGTGCCCAGCCAGTAGCCCTCGTTGATCCCCTCTTCTTTGGCAGGCCGGACACACCCGACGAGGTAATTCCGAGGGGAACGAAGCACCCCCTCTACCTGCTTTCGGGCGTTGTTGCCGGTATAAGAGACTACGGAAACAGGGTTGGAATTCCCACGGTTGGAGGAATGGTTTTCTTTGATGATGCATACTTAACAAACTGCCTCGTAAACGTTGGCTGCATCGGCATCGCGAGGAAGGATAGGGTAATCCCGAGTAAGGCTGGAGGAGCAGGAGACCTCTTCGTTCTTGCAGGTGGATTAACGGGTAGAGACGGTATCCACGGCGTAACCTTCGCTTCTGCGGAACTCGACGAAAAAAGTGAGGAGGAGGCGAGGGGTGCAGTCCAGCTTGGAAATCCCATAATAAAGGAGCCTCTAATTCATGCCTGTCTTGAGATAGTCGAGAAGGGGTTGCTGACAGGAATGAAAGACCTTGGAGGAGGAGGCTTAAGCTGCGTCGTGGGCGAGATGAGCCTGGCTGCCGGATGCGGAGCTGAGGTATGGCTTGAAAAGGTGCCGCTAAAAGAAAAAGGAATGGCTCCGTGGGAGATATGGATTTCCGAAAGCCAGGAGCGAATGATGCTTACTGTTAAACCCCAGCACGTTGATGAAGTGCTCTATATCTTCCAGAAGTGGGATGTACCGGCTGTTGTTGTTGGAAGGGTTACAGATGACAAGATTCTGAGGATATACTACCACGGCCACAAGATTTACGAAATGGACATCGAGTTTGTTGTTTCAGCGGTTGAGTACTGCAGGCCATATACGTCAAAGAAAGTTGAGGCAGTGGACGAGGTAAGAGAAGCGGACTGTGAGAAAACTCTGCTCGAAATGCTCTCCCACTACAACGTCGCAAGCAGGGAGTGGATAATCAGACAGTACGACCACGAAGTGAGAGCCTCGACCGTTGTAAAGCCCCTTCAGGGCAGACCGAACATGGAAGGGCACGGCGATGCGGCTGTAATCCGACCTACAGAATCCTGGAAGGGGTTAGCCCTGACTGCCGATGTTAACCCGTGGATGACGAAGATCGATCCGTACTGGGGAACAGCATCAGCATTCGATGAGATGATTAGAAATCTCGTTGCAGTTAATGCAACACCTCACAGTTTCGCCGACTGCCTGAACTTCGGGAATCCTGAGAAGCCTGAGAGAATGGGCGAGTTCGTCGAAAGTGTGAAGGCTTTGGGTTGGATGGCAAGGAACTTCGGCCTGCCGTGTGTGAGCGGAAACGTGAGCTTTTACAACGAAACGCCGCATGCAAGCGTGCCGCCTACACCAACCTTAATGGGTGTTGGAGTAGTAGAGGATGTGAGAAAAGCAATAACAGTCGATTTCAAGCGGAAGGGCAGCGGAATAGTTCTTGTTGGTGAGACTGCAAGAGAGTTTGGAGGAAGCCTCTACTGTGCGGTGACGGGAATGAAGAGCACAGTCGTACCAAGAACTTCGCCAGAAAGGCTCAGAAAGTACTGCGATGCTATGCTTGAGGCTTTTGATAAGTTCAAGGTTCTCTCGTGTCACGATGTAGCCGAAGGAGGAATTGCAGTGGCGATTGCGGAGATGTGCATCGCGTCTGGCATTGGATGCAGCGTAAGTGTTGATACTGTGGGTGTTGAGCCGTATGTGGCGCTGTTTGCAGAATCGAACACCAGATGGGTCGTTGAAGTAGAGAATCCTGAGGAGTTCGTGGAGTTTTTCAGAGAAAATGGTCTTAAGGCTTACCATCTTGGCTATACTGGCGGCGACGCATTTGAAGTCGAAGGACAGTTCAGCATAGCAGTGGGAGAGCTTGACAGAGCGTGGAGAAATGGCCTCACGAAGTACACGGGGTGGTAG
- the purQ gene encoding phosphoribosylformylglycinamidine synthase subunit PurQ — MEREEIKVAVLRIEGTNCEDETVKAFRELGVFCEAVHLKQFYSDMIRDEEQRTFSDYNCIAFPGGFSAGDYVRAGAIFSARLKSVLRRDLEEFIKQEYPVIGICNGFQVLVELGALPGFDEDRPIADKPEMALCINDSSRFECRAALLKHENRGKCVFTRKLEKEVVMFPVAHAEGKVVFPKGMEDEYVDRLVQNDQIVFRYVDPDGNYAGYPWNPNGSIYNIAGICNVTGNVFGLMPHPERAFWYPHEDGKAVFESVVEYLEKL; from the coding sequence GTGGAGAGAGAGGAAATTAAGGTTGCCGTGCTGAGAATTGAAGGAACGAACTGTGAGGATGAAACAGTAAAAGCGTTCAGGGAGCTTGGAGTTTTTTGCGAGGCTGTGCACTTAAAGCAGTTCTACAGCGACATGATCAGGGATGAAGAGCAGCGAACGTTCAGCGACTACAACTGCATCGCCTTTCCCGGAGGCTTCTCTGCTGGCGATTACGTAAGGGCGGGGGCCATATTTTCCGCAAGACTGAAGAGCGTGCTGCGTAGAGACCTTGAAGAATTCATAAAGCAGGAGTACCCCGTCATAGGAATATGCAACGGCTTTCAGGTTCTTGTGGAGCTTGGCGCTCTGCCGGGATTCGATGAAGACAGGCCCATAGCAGATAAGCCAGAAATGGCTCTCTGCATAAACGATTCAAGCAGATTCGAATGCAGAGCAGCGTTGTTGAAGCACGAAAATAGAGGGAAGTGTGTATTTACGAGGAAGCTTGAGAAAGAAGTGGTGATGTTCCCCGTTGCCCACGCAGAAGGCAAGGTTGTGTTTCCGAAGGGCATGGAAGATGAGTACGTGGACAGGCTTGTCCAGAACGATCAGATAGTTTTCAGATACGTCGATCCAGATGGAAACTATGCCGGCTATCCCTGGAACCCAAACGGAAGCATATACAACATAGCAGGCATATGCAACGTTACCGGCAACGTTTTCGGCCTGATGCCTCATCCAGAACGAGCGTTCTGGTATCCTCATGAGGACGGAAAGGCAGTCTTTGAGAGCGTTGTGGAGTACTTAGAGAAGCTTTAG
- a CDS encoding CBS domain-containing protein, with protein sequence MFFEIEEIKRKRKKLGITQKKLAELVGVSQPLIARIESGNLDPKLSLVRKIFEVLEELEGKSVNARSIMNSPVKFVTSSTTLREAIEIMMEDGISQMPVMDNGRVVGSITEGAVVRLILEKGVEASAIKVKECMEPPFPIISPDERLETISKMLLGSPALLVAEGDRIVGIITKHDVMKALKE encoded by the coding sequence ATGTTTTTCGAAATCGAGGAGATAAAAAGAAAGCGAAAAAAGCTGGGAATAACTCAAAAAAAGCTTGCTGAGCTTGTAGGAGTTAGTCAGCCCCTGATAGCAAGAATAGAGTCCGGGAACCTTGACCCAAAGCTGTCTCTTGTAAGGAAGATTTTCGAAGTTCTCGAAGAGCTGGAGGGTAAGAGCGTCAATGCAAGAAGCATAATGAATAGCCCCGTAAAGTTCGTCACGTCCAGTACGACGCTGAGAGAGGCCATAGAAATTATGATGGAGGATGGCATATCACAGATGCCTGTAATGGACAACGGGCGTGTTGTTGGCAGCATTACTGAGGGGGCTGTTGTGAGACTGATACTCGAAAAAGGCGTCGAAGCGAGTGCCATTAAGGTTAAAGAGTGTATGGAGCCCCCATTCCCAATAATTTCTCCCGACGAGAGGCTTGAGACCATTTCGAAGATGCTTCTTGGTAGCCCCGCTCTGCTCGTCGCAGAAGGTGACAGGATAGTCGGAATAATAACGAAGCACGATGTGATGAAGGCGCTGAAAGAATAA
- a CDS encoding YeiH family protein has product MGLLLPVALGIAAYIVSRFYPALDALFLALIFGIFFGGVVGKGNVEKIAEKSLSITLPVGIVLYGANVKFPNFYEISLPILILTFISALFMGLSVFVIAKRLGVGGKLPVLLACGTAICGASAIAIVSSILKPSKEEFSTAVIVITIVGLTGAAVYPALHGFLTKDDFATVCGATLHQTGLVKIASKDFGSDVLQKALTVKSIRIALIAVVALLVSLIYAEHRFYVPGYIVGFLIMSFMSSTYLGGWSDWIEPVSTIAFSTTLASIGLCVSRQDIQRARLSPLVASYIGWFFTSATIIAILRWLI; this is encoded by the coding sequence ATGGGTCTGCTGCTCCCGGTAGCGCTTGGAATCGCTGCATACATCGTTAGCAGATTCTATCCTGCCCTTGACGCACTGTTTCTCGCCCTTATATTCGGGATATTCTTTGGCGGTGTTGTGGGTAAAGGGAACGTGGAGAAAATAGCCGAAAAGTCTCTGTCCATAACACTTCCGGTTGGTATAGTTCTGTACGGTGCAAATGTAAAGTTTCCCAATTTTTACGAAATTTCTCTACCAATTCTGATTCTGACTTTCATTTCTGCTCTCTTTATGGGCCTGTCTGTTTTTGTAATTGCAAAAAGGCTTGGAGTGGGGGGGAAGTTACCTGTTCTGCTGGCGTGCGGAACGGCTATTTGTGGTGCTTCAGCCATAGCCATCGTATCTTCAATTCTAAAACCAAGCAAAGAGGAGTTTTCCACAGCAGTGATAGTAATAACGATCGTCGGCCTTACGGGAGCGGCTGTATATCCTGCACTACATGGCTTCTTAACAAAAGACGACTTTGCAACAGTTTGTGGCGCAACTCTGCATCAGACTGGACTCGTGAAAATTGCTTCGAAAGATTTTGGTAGCGATGTGCTTCAGAAGGCGCTGACGGTCAAGAGCATTCGCATCGCTTTAATAGCCGTGGTAGCGCTGTTGGTATCTCTAATCTACGCTGAACACAGATTTTACGTTCCCGGTTACATCGTGGGATTTCTAATCATGTCTTTTATGTCAAGCACGTACCTCGGCGGATGGAGTGATTGGATAGAACCTGTGTCAACGATAGCCTTCTCCACGACCCTCGCATCCATAGGGCTCTGCGTTAGCAGGCAGGATATCCAGAGAGCACGCTTAAGCCCACTGGTTGCCAGTTACATTGGATGGTTTTTCACGTCCGCAACTATTATAGCAATCCTGAGGTGGTTAATATGA
- a CDS encoding PAS domain S-box protein — protein MEPLEKLRKSFEALMKGEPATIDINTGDEIGKLAQSFNLMAKELMEQKQKLQESEERYRSLVEDINEWVFELDERLVFTYSSPKVSNVLSYYPGEIIGVPVLDLLYDDKSKERLSKILDSGESTFSNVELYFRRKDGNYAILEISGRLIYKDGHLAGIRAVGREITSRKKAEEKLAYMAAIVEHSIDAIISLDMDMRIVSWNRGAEKMFGYSESEIVGKSVLSLLPVDLWDSYRESFKKAIIEGHSEDIDSVRITKNGRTIFVDQTLAPIYVDGNIVGLVAIMRDVTKRKMAEDELKKAYEKLEEKNRELIISQKELEYLANIVENSNDAIYSVNLEGIITSWNKTAEKLFGWKKEEIIGRHADSILPKEMSKETSFVIQQIKKGVENISFETRRVNRRGEVLYVDVTVSPIMDESGILSGFSVIARDITSRIRAEEEMLKKLLKYDVERGRVYLSEDVGLAIDVVQDLMNYGYRGVIISRNSDINIPADLYWLSEREGYQTVQPDVSKIESLIVGLPGWNYAIVLDLDYLIIKNGFDKTYELVQKLRDVFHLLRKGVLILVVDTNILSNKEITLLRKECSPIRAKHQKMPYEIYEVLRYVYIQNRIGEKPSLKEISQRFNITRNTCKKRVKYLEDLGLLKITKAGRSKLLEVTEKGKEYFAAVDAEMTFDEVSTDLDIIHKKV, from the coding sequence GTGGAGCCCCTGGAAAAGCTGAGAAAAAGCTTTGAAGCTCTTATGAAAGGTGAACCAGCCACGATTGACATAAACACCGGGGACGAAATTGGAAAGCTTGCACAGTCTTTCAATTTGATGGCAAAGGAACTAATGGAACAAAAACAAAAATTACAGGAGAGTGAAGAGAGGTACAGGAGTCTTGTTGAGGACATAAACGAGTGGGTATTTGAGCTCGATGAGCGCCTTGTTTTCACGTACTCCAGTCCCAAGGTCAGCAACGTTTTGTCCTATTATCCCGGCGAGATCATCGGTGTACCCGTATTAGACCTGCTATACGACGACAAATCGAAAGAACGTCTATCGAAAATACTGGATAGCGGAGAGAGTACGTTTTCTAACGTTGAACTGTACTTCAGAAGGAAGGATGGAAACTATGCCATTCTCGAAATAAGTGGAAGGCTGATTTACAAAGATGGGCATCTGGCCGGAATCAGGGCTGTGGGGAGGGAGATAACTTCCAGAAAGAAAGCGGAAGAGAAACTGGCTTATATGGCTGCCATAGTCGAGCACTCTATCGACGCAATAATCTCGCTTGATATGGACATGAGGATCGTTTCTTGGAACAGGGGAGCGGAGAAGATGTTTGGATATTCTGAATCGGAGATAGTTGGGAAGTCCGTTCTGTCTCTTTTGCCTGTGGACCTCTGGGATTCGTACAGGGAGAGTTTCAAAAAGGCGATTATCGAAGGGCACTCCGAGGATATTGATTCAGTGAGAATAACCAAGAATGGTAGAACAATTTTTGTCGATCAGACACTTGCACCAATATATGTGGATGGGAACATAGTCGGGCTTGTTGCCATAATGAGGGATGTTACGAAGAGAAAAATGGCTGAGGATGAGTTAAAGAAGGCTTACGAAAAGCTGGAAGAGAAAAACAGAGAATTGATCATATCTCAGAAGGAACTCGAGTACCTTGCAAACATCGTTGAGAACTCCAACGATGCGATATATTCTGTAAATCTTGAAGGCATAATTACGAGCTGGAACAAGACCGCGGAGAAACTATTTGGCTGGAAGAAGGAGGAGATAATTGGTAGACATGCAGATTCTATTTTGCCAAAGGAGATGAGTAAGGAAACATCCTTCGTAATTCAGCAGATAAAGAAGGGTGTTGAGAATATTTCTTTCGAGACCAGACGGGTGAACAGAAGAGGGGAGGTTCTGTACGTGGATGTGACTGTATCACCAATAATGGACGAGTCCGGAATACTTTCAGGATTCTCGGTTATTGCGAGAGACATAACGTCAAGAATTAGGGCAGAGGAGGAAATGCTAAAGAAACTTCTGAAGTACGATGTTGAAAGAGGCAGGGTTTACTTGTCTGAAGACGTGGGTCTTGCAATAGATGTGGTTCAGGATTTAATGAACTATGGCTATAGAGGGGTCATAATCTCCAGAAACTCCGACATAAACATTCCTGCAGACTTATACTGGTTATCTGAAAGGGAAGGATACCAGACGGTCCAGCCGGATGTGTCTAAAATAGAATCTCTGATAGTAGGGCTGCCAGGATGGAATTATGCCATTGTCCTCGACCTCGATTACCTGATAATCAAAAACGGGTTCGATAAAACCTATGAGCTCGTTCAGAAATTGAGGGACGTTTTCCATCTTTTGAGAAAGGGGGTACTGATACTGGTTGTAGATACCAATATCTTGAGTAACAAGGAAATCACGCTGCTGAGGAAGGAGTGCAGTCCGATCAGGGCCAAACATCAGAAGATGCCTTATGAAATATACGAAGTCTTGAGGTACGTCTACATTCAGAACAGGATCGGTGAAAAGCCGTCTCTCAAGGAGATATCGCAGAGATTCAATATTACCAGAAACACATGCAAGAAACGTGTAAAGTACTTGGAAGACTTGGGATTATTAAAAATAACGAAAGCTGGAAGATCAAAGCTACTTGAGGTTACTGAGAAGGGCAAGGAATACTTTGCAGCTGTTGATGCTGAAATGACCTTCGATGAAGTCAGTACTGATTTAGATATTATTCACAAAAAAGTGTAA